A portion of the Krasilnikovia cinnamomea genome contains these proteins:
- a CDS encoding organic hydroperoxide resistance protein, with translation MQVLYTASATATGDGRSGHVRSSDGVLDHSLAVPKELGGPGGELTNPEQLFAAGYAACFHSALKTVARTQKITLNDTAITVDVGIGPNGNGGYGLTATIEAELPGLDEATATDLLAKAHQVCPYSNATRGNVEVTITLA, from the coding sequence ATGCAGGTCCTCTACACCGCCTCAGCCACCGCCACCGGCGACGGCCGCAGCGGCCACGTCCGCTCCAGCGACGGCGTCCTCGACCACAGCCTCGCCGTACCCAAGGAACTCGGCGGACCCGGCGGCGAGCTCACCAACCCCGAACAACTCTTCGCCGCCGGCTACGCCGCCTGCTTCCACAGCGCCCTCAAGACCGTCGCCCGCACCCAGAAGATCACCCTCAACGACACCGCCATCACCGTCGACGTCGGCATCGGCCCCAACGGCAACGGCGGCTACGGCCTCACCGCCACCATCGAAGCCGAACTACCCGGCCTCGACGAAGCCACCGCCACCGACCTGCTCGCCAAAGCCCACCAGGTCTGCCCCTACTCCAACGCCACCCGCGGCAACGTCGAGGTCACCATCACCCTCGCCTGA
- a CDS encoding MarR family winged helix-turn-helix transcriptional regulator has product MGETTGLEQMICFNLYAASRAMTALYRPALDAHGITYPQYVALRVIWHRGDITVRDLGHALALDSGTLSPLLKRLETQGLITRRRGTDDERTVWISPTDHGRELHQQVSDLPERLACAVDLSTEEFRQLHHLLSRVRDSAASHTI; this is encoded by the coding sequence ATGGGTGAGACCACCGGCCTCGAACAAATGATCTGTTTCAACCTCTACGCCGCCTCCCGCGCCATGACCGCCCTCTACCGCCCCGCCCTCGACGCCCACGGCATCACCTACCCCCAGTACGTCGCCCTGCGCGTCATCTGGCACCGCGGCGACATCACCGTCCGCGACCTCGGCCACGCCCTCGCCCTCGACAGCGGCACCCTCTCACCCCTGCTCAAACGCCTCGAAACCCAAGGCCTCATCACCCGCCGCCGCGGCACCGACGACGAACGCACCGTCTGGATCAGCCCCACCGACCACGGCCGCGAACTGCACCAACAGGTCAGCGACCTCCCCGAACGACTCGCCTGCGCCGTCGACCTCAGCACCGAGGAATTCCGGCAACTGCACCACCTGCTCAGCCGCGTCCGCGACTCCGCAGCCAGCCACACCATCTGA